A region from the Desulfoglaeba alkanexedens ALDC genome encodes:
- a CDS encoding molybdopterin-dependent oxidoreductase: protein MIYLKIDGKEIHAEPGMTILQAADANGIYIPRLCYHKALSPIGSCRLCVVEVKPGPPRPVPSCTTPVADNMEVTTRSERLDRYRREVLQLLLINHPLDCPICDKGGECELQNMVRELKISEQPYQAVKLVPKYDNLSPLIERYPDRCVNCERCVRVCRDWVGAAALYFDNRGYRTTVTAGGPVMDCEFCGSCIAVCPVGAIVDKTFKYSARAWELEKEPAVCPYCGGGCHLFLNTKHGKLKRVTSSFDEPVNGGIICSRGRFSLNILEHPERLTRPMLRKDGSLQPVSWEEAFDFVAGRLREIREKHGPEAIGGVGSPRATNESNYVFQKFMRLVVESPNVDATPSLDHQKILRAFVEVMGRPRVQRTEAGGPEPGRIREVSGFQLAVGSYEDLRRADTVVVLGADVKKEMPPYAWHINQAQKHRTLKNLVIVSSRGTRMRSAAQWNGYCRPGSYGLVVVGLLKVLFEEGGLSTHEYGEFLGGRNLEAGLARLSWAEVEAHTGMSRDELSVVAHALKEAERPSLIIGCDLAGLREGYETGCYVADLLLFLGRKLKVHLVSEKANHQGCSDMGVSPYWLPGYRPFDKADAVAEVWGKRPPAGPGLTLMEMIGAAAGESGRSLRALLVMGTNLLATLPNRRRTQKALENLDLLVCQEVFLNETAAMADCVFPALTSVETGGTVTNTEFRVQRQLGRAFVEGPRADWEILQEIGARLGTPMAYGGPEEILEEIQRLFPHYEQYPLKEMPREGFLWNQLHRAKYGSTTWKRKLDPTLEMAAPDLPPHVRPSEDRPFLLFLGKSLFQSGTLTRYGLGATELEAEGRFLFHPEDARELGLQEGDRVVVHAAAESLEGPVGIDKRMARGSVGASLHFADLPVQLLTEDGNLCPVRIEVKRAEG from the coding sequence ATGATTTATCTCAAGATCGACGGCAAGGAGATCCATGCCGAGCCCGGCATGACCATTCTGCAGGCGGCTGACGCCAACGGGATCTACATCCCGAGGTTGTGCTACCACAAGGCGTTGAGTCCCATCGGGAGCTGCCGGCTCTGTGTGGTGGAAGTGAAGCCGGGTCCGCCCCGGCCTGTGCCTTCCTGCACTACGCCGGTGGCCGACAATATGGAGGTGACCACCCGTTCGGAGCGGCTTGATCGCTACCGCCGGGAAGTGCTTCAGCTTCTGCTGATCAACCATCCGCTGGACTGCCCCATCTGCGACAAGGGCGGGGAGTGCGAACTGCAGAACATGGTCCGGGAGCTCAAGATCAGCGAACAGCCTTACCAGGCGGTGAAACTCGTCCCCAAGTACGACAACTTGTCGCCGCTCATCGAGCGGTATCCGGACCGCTGCGTGAACTGCGAGCGCTGCGTTCGGGTGTGCCGGGATTGGGTGGGCGCGGCGGCCCTCTACTTCGACAACCGCGGCTACCGCACGACTGTGACCGCGGGGGGGCCGGTGATGGACTGCGAGTTCTGCGGTTCGTGCATCGCGGTATGCCCGGTGGGAGCCATCGTTGACAAGACGTTCAAGTACAGCGCCCGCGCGTGGGAGCTGGAAAAAGAACCCGCCGTATGCCCCTACTGCGGCGGTGGCTGCCACCTCTTTCTGAACACCAAGCACGGGAAGCTGAAGCGGGTGACTTCGTCTTTCGACGAACCGGTCAACGGCGGGATCATCTGCAGCCGGGGGCGCTTCAGCCTGAACATCCTGGAACATCCAGAACGGCTCACCCGGCCCATGCTCAGAAAAGACGGCAGCCTGCAGCCGGTGAGCTGGGAGGAAGCCTTCGACTTCGTGGCCGGGAGGCTGCGGGAGATCCGGGAAAAGCACGGACCGGAGGCCATCGGAGGTGTAGGGTCGCCGCGGGCCACCAACGAGTCGAACTATGTTTTTCAGAAGTTCATGCGGCTCGTAGTGGAATCGCCCAACGTGGACGCCACGCCGTCTCTCGATCACCAGAAGATCCTAAGGGCGTTCGTGGAGGTGATGGGGCGGCCGCGGGTGCAAAGAACCGAGGCCGGAGGTCCGGAACCGGGGCGAATCCGTGAAGTGAGCGGGTTTCAACTGGCGGTGGGCTCTTACGAGGACCTCAGGCGTGCGGACACCGTGGTGGTCCTGGGGGCGGACGTGAAGAAGGAAATGCCGCCCTACGCCTGGCACATCAACCAGGCGCAGAAGCACAGGACTCTCAAGAACCTGGTGATCGTGAGTTCCCGAGGGACCCGGATGCGGTCTGCGGCGCAATGGAACGGCTACTGCCGGCCCGGGAGTTACGGCCTGGTGGTGGTTGGCCTGCTCAAGGTACTTTTCGAAGAAGGCGGGCTCTCGACGCACGAATACGGGGAATTTCTTGGAGGCCGAAACCTGGAGGCGGGGCTCGCGCGGCTGAGCTGGGCGGAAGTGGAAGCCCACACGGGCATGAGCCGAGACGAATTGAGCGTTGTGGCGCATGCGCTCAAGGAAGCCGAACGGCCGTCGCTCATCATAGGCTGCGACCTGGCGGGGCTTCGGGAAGGCTACGAAACGGGCTGCTACGTGGCGGATCTTCTGCTCTTCCTGGGCCGGAAACTAAAGGTGCACTTGGTGTCGGAAAAGGCTAATCACCAGGGGTGTTCCGACATGGGCGTTTCGCCGTACTGGCTTCCGGGCTATCGACCTTTCGATAAAGCGGACGCCGTGGCGGAAGTGTGGGGCAAGCGGCCGCCCGCCGGGCCGGGCCTGACCCTCATGGAAATGATCGGCGCCGCCGCGGGGGAAAGCGGACGGAGCCTGCGCGCGCTCCTGGTTATGGGGACCAATCTTCTCGCCACCCTCCCCAATCGCCGCCGTACCCAAAAGGCACTCGAAAACCTGGATCTCCTGGTGTGCCAGGAAGTGTTCTTGAATGAAACGGCGGCCATGGCGGACTGCGTGTTTCCGGCGCTCACCTCCGTGGAGACCGGCGGGACTGTCACGAACACGGAATTCAGGGTGCAGCGCCAGCTGGGGCGGGCCTTCGTGGAAGGGCCGCGGGCGGACTGGGAGATCCTCCAGGAAATCGGCGCGCGGCTGGGGACGCCCATGGCCTACGGCGGGCCGGAAGAGATCCTCGAAGAAATCCAGCGGCTGTTTCCACACTACGAACAGTACCCGCTGAAAGAAATGCCCCGGGAAGGATTTCTCTGGAACCAGCTCCACCGGGCCAAGTACGGCTCCACCACCTGGAAACGGAAGTTGGATCCCACCTTGGAGATGGCCGCGCCGGATCTGCCGCCGCACGTAAGGCCTTCGGAAGACAGGCCTTTCCTGCTTTTTCTCGGAAAATCGCTCTTCCAGTCCGGGACGCTCACTCGGTACGGGCTGGGAGCGACGGAACTTGAGGCGGAAGGCCGGTTCCTCTTCCACCCGGAAGACGCCCGCGAGTTGGGACTCCAGGAAGGGGACCGGGTTGTTGTGCACGCGGCGGCGGAATCGCTGGAAGGTCCGGTGGGAATCGACAAGCGGATGGCACGGGGCTCCGTGGGGGCGTCTCTCCACTTTGCCGATCTTCCGGTACAGCTGCTGACCGAAGATGGAAACCTTTGTCCCGTCCGGATCGAAGTGAAGCGGGCGGAAGGCTGA
- the nuoD gene encoding NADH dehydrogenase (quinone) subunit D — translation MAANGSPEIENEASEPIGEERLILNIGPQHPSTHGVLRVVVELEGEVIVRCTPDIGYLHRGIEKLMESKTYHQCLPLTDRIDYLAGSANNLGFVLAVERLLGVDAPPRAQALRVIMAELTRISSHLFWLGTHAHDLGAMTPLFYALREREQIMDFFEAVAGGRLFPCYFRIGGVARDIPDGWDSAVREFVLSFPEKMKDYETLLTKNPIWLQRTRGVGVLTIDEVLDYGLSGPMARGSGLAWDIRRADPYCGYETYDFDIPTGENGDTYDRYLVRLEEMRQSAKIIRQAVDRLPGGDICVDDPTVAFPPKEAVLTRIESLIQHFLLVEEGVKPPAGEVFHHTEAPKGELGFFIVSDGSPKPFRVKIRAPSFANLQVLSKLAEGRLLADLIALIGTIDIVLADVDR, via the coding sequence ATGGCTGCGAACGGTTCGCCGGAAATCGAGAACGAAGCATCGGAGCCCATCGGCGAAGAACGGTTGATCCTGAACATAGGGCCCCAGCATCCGAGCACCCATGGGGTGCTGCGTGTGGTGGTGGAACTGGAAGGGGAGGTCATCGTCCGCTGCACCCCCGACATCGGCTATCTCCACCGGGGGATCGAAAAGCTCATGGAGTCCAAAACCTACCACCAGTGCCTGCCGCTCACCGACCGCATCGACTACCTGGCGGGATCGGCCAATAACCTGGGGTTCGTGCTGGCGGTGGAACGACTCCTGGGAGTCGACGCCCCGCCGCGCGCCCAGGCGCTCCGGGTGATCATGGCGGAACTCACACGGATTTCCAGCCACCTGTTCTGGCTGGGCACCCACGCCCACGACCTGGGCGCCATGACGCCGCTCTTTTATGCCCTCCGCGAACGCGAACAGATCATGGATTTTTTCGAGGCGGTGGCCGGCGGGCGGCTTTTCCCCTGCTATTTCCGAATCGGCGGCGTCGCCCGAGACATCCCGGACGGCTGGGATTCGGCGGTCCGAGAGTTCGTCCTGTCGTTTCCCGAAAAGATGAAGGACTACGAAACACTGCTGACCAAGAACCCCATCTGGCTCCAGCGCACCCGCGGCGTGGGGGTGCTCACCATCGACGAAGTGTTGGACTACGGATTGAGCGGCCCCATGGCCCGAGGTTCGGGGCTCGCCTGGGACATTCGCCGGGCCGACCCGTACTGCGGCTACGAAACGTACGATTTCGACATCCCTACGGGCGAAAACGGCGACACCTACGACCGCTACCTGGTGCGGCTGGAAGAAATGCGCCAGAGTGCGAAGATCATCCGGCAGGCTGTGGACCGCCTTCCGGGCGGCGACATCTGCGTGGACGATCCCACGGTGGCTTTCCCTCCCAAGGAAGCGGTGCTCACCCGCATCGAATCGCTCATTCAGCATTTTCTCCTGGTGGAAGAAGGAGTGAAGCCGCCGGCGGGGGAGGTGTTTCACCACACGGAAGCCCCCAAGGGAGAGCTGGGGTTTTTCATCGTGAGCGACGGGTCGCCCAAACCGTTCCGCGTGAAGATCCGGGCGCCCTCTTTCGCGAACCTCCAGGTCTTGAGCAAGCTGGCTGAAGGCAGACTCCTCGCGGACCTCATCGCCCTCATCGGAACCATCGACATCGTTTTGGCGGACGTGGATCGTTAG
- a CDS encoding NADH-quinone oxidoreductase subunit C, with protein sequence MSTEERGTQIERLIEALPEGSVLGWECHRSQDSLMVERSALLPVMETLKTRFGFRYLIDVTALDFHPATPRFRVVYHLWAHDGNRLLRLKTTPEGNPPAVPSVSSIWATANWHERECFDLFGIVFEGHPNLTRILLPLDWDGHPLRKDYPVEGP encoded by the coding sequence ATGAGCACGGAAGAACGCGGCACACAGATCGAGCGCTTGATCGAAGCACTGCCGGAAGGGTCGGTGCTCGGGTGGGAATGCCACCGGAGCCAGGACAGCCTGATGGTGGAGCGGTCGGCTCTCCTTCCGGTGATGGAGACGTTGAAGACGCGGTTCGGTTTTCGCTACCTGATCGATGTGACGGCCCTGGATTTCCATCCGGCAACGCCTCGTTTTCGAGTGGTCTATCACCTGTGGGCCCATGACGGAAACCGGTTGCTTCGCCTGAAGACAACTCCGGAAGGGAACCCGCCCGCGGTTCCGTCGGTTTCGAGTATCTGGGCCACCGCCAATTGGCACGAACGGGAATGTTTCGACCTGTTCGGGATCGTGTTCGAGGGGCACCCCAACCTGACGCGAATACTGCTCCCCCTGGATTGGGACGGGCATCCGCTACGTAAAGACTATCCCGTGGAAGGACCATGA
- a CDS encoding NADH-quinone oxidoreductase subunit B, with protein MGLEEQIKNQVMTATLEKFVNWARKSSVWPATFGLACCAIEMICTAANRFDIARFGMEAFRASPRQADLMIVAGTVTRKMVPAVVRIYEQMPEPKWVIAMGACASSGGIFRTYAVVQGIDRYLPVDVYIPGCPPRPEALLYGILKLHEKIKKDPFLTRKYGHIEFPDPPGNAEGMKG; from the coding sequence ATGGGACTAGAGGAGCAGATCAAGAACCAGGTGATGACCGCCACGCTGGAAAAATTTGTAAACTGGGCGAGAAAATCGTCGGTCTGGCCGGCCACCTTCGGTCTGGCGTGCTGTGCCATTGAAATGATCTGCACGGCGGCCAACCGTTTCGACATCGCGCGGTTCGGCATGGAAGCGTTTCGGGCTTCGCCGCGCCAGGCGGACCTGATGATCGTGGCGGGGACGGTGACCCGGAAAATGGTTCCGGCGGTAGTGCGTATCTACGAGCAGATGCCGGAGCCCAAGTGGGTGATCGCCATGGGGGCGTGCGCGTCTTCGGGGGGGATCTTTCGGACCTACGCCGTGGTGCAGGGGATCGACCGCTATCTTCCCGTGGACGTCTACATCCCGGGTTGTCCGCCGCGGCCGGAAGCCCTGCTCTACGGGATACTCAAGCTGCATGAAAAGATCAAAAAGGACCCGTTCCTGACCCGGAAATACGGACACATCGAGTTTCCTGACCCTCCCGGAAACGCTGAAGGAATGAAGGGCTGA
- a CDS encoding NADH-quinone oxidoreductase subunit A, with product MTVYYVPALVYMGATIVLVSVILLLSSQLGRRRSTPEKMLPYECGVDPQGTMAVHYPIRFYVVAMIFIIFDIETVFLYPWAVVFRDLGWFGFVEMFLFAVILVIGLVYLYRKGALEWD from the coding sequence ATGACGGTTTATTACGTTCCCGCACTGGTCTACATGGGGGCGACCATCGTCCTGGTGAGCGTCATTCTTCTCCTTTCATCGCAGCTCGGGAGGCGGCGGAGCACGCCGGAAAAGATGCTTCCCTACGAGTGTGGCGTGGACCCGCAGGGAACCATGGCGGTGCACTATCCCATCCGGTTCTACGTGGTTGCCATGATTTTCATCATTTTCGACATTGAAACGGTCTTTTTGTATCCCTGGGCCGTGGTGTTCCGAGACCTTGGCTGGTTCGGCTTTGTGGAGATGTTTCTCTTCGCGGTGATTCTCGTGATCGGGCTGGTCTATCTTTACCGAAAGGGCGCTCTGGAATGGGACTAG